In the Hyphomonadaceae bacterium BL14 genome, one interval contains:
- the ahcY gene encoding adenosylhomocysteinase: MTLINAANTGEDRYVKDMSLARWGRIEIEMAEIEMPGLMALREEYGKAQPLKGARIAGSLHMTIQTAVLIETLVALGADVRWASCNIFSTQDHAAAAIAETGVPVFAYKGETLKEYWEFADAIFHWPNGESANMILDDGGDATMYLQLGEKAEADPSVLGEPKSEEEKFLFETIRERMKLSPGWFKTAKAAIKGVSEETTTGVMRLYQMAKRGELAFPAINVNDSVTKSKFDNRYGCRESLVDAIRRGTDVMMAGKTAVVCGYGDVGKGSAESLAKAGCRVSVTEVDPICALQACMDGFGVVRLEDVIKDVDIVVTATGNKDVVTVDHMRAMKHMAIVCNIGHFDNEIQVEALRNFQWTNVKPQVDLIEFPEGHKIIMLSEGRLVNLGNANGHPSFVMSASFTNQVLAQIELWTRGDQYKNDVYILPKHLDEKVAALHLPKLGANLTVLSNEQADYISVSQTGPFKAEHYRY; the protein is encoded by the coding sequence ATGACTCTGATCAATGCTGCGAACACCGGCGAAGACCGGTATGTGAAAGACATGAGCCTGGCGCGCTGGGGCCGGATCGAGATCGAAATGGCCGAGATCGAAATGCCCGGCCTGATGGCGCTGCGTGAAGAGTATGGCAAGGCGCAACCGCTCAAGGGCGCGCGTATCGCCGGCTCGCTGCACATGACCATCCAGACCGCAGTGCTGATCGAGACGCTGGTCGCGCTCGGCGCTGATGTGCGCTGGGCGTCGTGCAACATTTTCTCCACCCAGGATCATGCCGCGGCTGCCATCGCCGAGACCGGCGTGCCGGTATTTGCCTACAAGGGCGAAACCCTGAAGGAATACTGGGAGTTCGCAGACGCGATCTTCCATTGGCCCAATGGCGAATCCGCCAACATGATCCTGGACGATGGCGGCGACGCGACCATGTATCTGCAGCTCGGTGAGAAAGCCGAAGCCGACCCGTCCGTGCTCGGCGAGCCGAAATCGGAAGAGGAAAAATTCCTGTTCGAAACCATCCGCGAGCGCATGAAACTGTCGCCGGGCTGGTTCAAGACCGCCAAGGCCGCGATCAAGGGCGTGTCGGAAGAAACCACCACCGGTGTGATGCGCCTCTATCAGATGGCCAAGCGCGGCGAGCTCGCCTTCCCGGCGATCAACGTGAACGATTCCGTGACCAAGTCGAAATTCGACAACCGCTATGGCTGCCGTGAGAGCCTGGTGGACGCGATCCGCCGCGGCACCGACGTCATGATGGCCGGCAAGACCGCGGTGGTGTGCGGCTATGGCGACGTGGGCAAGGGTTCGGCAGAATCGCTGGCCAAGGCCGGCTGCCGCGTCTCGGTCACTGAGGTCGACCCGATCTGCGCCCTGCAGGCCTGCATGGACGGTTTCGGCGTGGTGCGCCTGGAAGACGTGATCAAGGACGTCGACATCGTCGTCACCGCCACCGGCAACAAGGACGTGGTCACCGTCGATCACATGCGCGCCATGAAGCACATGGCGATCGTGTGCAATATCGGCCACTTCGACAACGAGATTCAGGTCGAGGCCCTGCGCAATTTCCAATGGACGAATGTGAAGCCGCAGGTAGACCTGATCGAGTTCCCCGAAGGCCACAAGATCATCATGCTGTCCGAAGGGCGCCTGGTGAATCTGGGCAACGCCAACGGCCACCCGTCCTTCGTGATGAGCGCCAGCTTCACCAACCAGGTGCTGGCCCAGATCGAGCTGTGGACGCGCGGCGACCAGTACAAGAACGACGTCTACATCCTGCCCAAGCACCTCGATGAAAAAGTCGCGGCGCTGCACCTGCCCAAGCTCGGCGCCAATCTGACCGTGCTCAGCAATGAGCAGGCCGATTATATCAGCGTCAGCCAGACCGGCCCGTTCAAGGCCGAGCACTACCGCTACTAG